The following proteins are co-located in the Myxocyprinus asiaticus isolate MX2 ecotype Aquarium Trade chromosome 44, UBuf_Myxa_2, whole genome shotgun sequence genome:
- the LOC127434647 gene encoding cyclin-dependent kinase 5 isoform X1 has protein sequence MQKYEKLEKIGEGTYGTVFKAKNRETHEIVALKRVRLDDDDEGVPSSALREICLLKELKHKNIVRLHDVLHSDKKLTLVFEYCDQDLKKYFDSCNGDLDPEIVKSFMYQLLKGLAFCHSRNVLHRDLKPQNLLINRNGELKLADFGLARAFGIPVRCYSAEVVTLWYRPPDVLFGAKLYSTSIDMWSAGCIFAELANAGRPLFPGNDVDDQLKRIFRLLGTPTEEQWQTMNKLPDYKPYPMYPATTSLVNVVPKLSSTGRDLLQNLLKCNPVQRISAEEALQHPYFADFCPP, from the exons ATGCAAAAGTATGAGAAGTTGGAGAAGATAggagagg GTACATATGGGACTGTTTTCAAGGCTAAAAACAGGGAGACGCATGAGATTGTGGCCCTCAAAAGAGTGAGattggatgatgatgatgag GGGGTACCAAGTTCAGCATTACGAGAAATTTGCCTCCTGAAAGAACTGAAGCATAAAAACATCGTTAg GTTGCATGATGTCCTTCACAGTGATAAGAAGCTAACATTAGTTTTTGAGTACTGTGATCAG GATTTGAAGAAATACTTCGACAGCTGCAATGGTGATTTAGATCCAGAGATTGTTAAG TCCTTCATGTACCAGTTATTGAAGGGACTTGCCTTCTGCCACAGTCGAAATGTTCTCCACCGGGACCTTAAACCACAAAATCTGCTAATTAACAGA aACGGTGAACTGAAGCTAGCTGACTTTGGCTTGGCCAGAGCTTTTGGGATTCCTGTAAGATGTTATTCTGCTGAG GTGGTGACATTGTGGTACAGGCCTCCAGACGTGCTGTTTGGTGCTAAGCTATATTCTACCTCAATTGACATGTGGTCTGCAGGGTGTATATTTGCAG AACTGGCAAATGCAGGACGTCCGTTATTTCCTGGTAATGATGTGGATGACCAGTTAAAGAGGATCTTTAGAT TGCTGGGGACACCAACAGAAGAACAGTGGCAGACTATGAACAAACTTCCAGATTATAAG ccTTATCCAATGTACCCGGCTACTACATCACTTGTGAATGTTGTCCCGAAACTCAGTAGCACTGGCAGAGACCTACTACAG AATCTTCTGAAATGCAATCCAGTACAGCGAATTTCAGCAGAGGAAGCCCTACAGCACCCTTACTTTGCTGATTTCTGCCCACCCTAA
- the LOC127434647 gene encoding cyclin-dependent kinase 5 isoform X2 gives MKNDSTYGTVFKAKNRETHEIVALKRVRLDDDDEGVPSSALREICLLKELKHKNIVRLHDVLHSDKKLTLVFEYCDQDLKKYFDSCNGDLDPEIVKSFMYQLLKGLAFCHSRNVLHRDLKPQNLLINRNGELKLADFGLARAFGIPVRCYSAEVVTLWYRPPDVLFGAKLYSTSIDMWSAGCIFAELANAGRPLFPGNDVDDQLKRIFRLLGTPTEEQWQTMNKLPDYKPYPMYPATTSLVNVVPKLSSTGRDLLQNLLKCNPVQRISAEEALQHPYFADFCPP, from the exons ATGAAAAACGACA GTACATATGGGACTGTTTTCAAGGCTAAAAACAGGGAGACGCATGAGATTGTGGCCCTCAAAAGAGTGAGattggatgatgatgatgag GGGGTACCAAGTTCAGCATTACGAGAAATTTGCCTCCTGAAAGAACTGAAGCATAAAAACATCGTTAg GTTGCATGATGTCCTTCACAGTGATAAGAAGCTAACATTAGTTTTTGAGTACTGTGATCAG GATTTGAAGAAATACTTCGACAGCTGCAATGGTGATTTAGATCCAGAGATTGTTAAG TCCTTCATGTACCAGTTATTGAAGGGACTTGCCTTCTGCCACAGTCGAAATGTTCTCCACCGGGACCTTAAACCACAAAATCTGCTAATTAACAGA aACGGTGAACTGAAGCTAGCTGACTTTGGCTTGGCCAGAGCTTTTGGGATTCCTGTAAGATGTTATTCTGCTGAG GTGGTGACATTGTGGTACAGGCCTCCAGACGTGCTGTTTGGTGCTAAGCTATATTCTACCTCAATTGACATGTGGTCTGCAGGGTGTATATTTGCAG AACTGGCAAATGCAGGACGTCCGTTATTTCCTGGTAATGATGTGGATGACCAGTTAAAGAGGATCTTTAGAT TGCTGGGGACACCAACAGAAGAACAGTGGCAGACTATGAACAAACTTCCAGATTATAAG ccTTATCCAATGTACCCGGCTACTACATCACTTGTGAATGTTGTCCCGAAACTCAGTAGCACTGGCAGAGACCTACTACAG AATCTTCTGAAATGCAATCCAGTACAGCGAATTTCAGCAGAGGAAGCCCTACAGCACCCTTACTTTGCTGATTTCTGCCCACCCTAA